One Chloroflexota bacterium DNA window includes the following coding sequences:
- a CDS encoding thiamine pyrophosphate-dependent dehydrogenase E1 component subunit alpha, which translates to MPDNKTLRDMHYQLVRIRLFEETIQKVYFEGKTPAFDIAAGTVPGEMHLAAGQEPVAVGVAAHLRPSDAVTATHRPHHIALAHGMDIRKLAAEIFGKETGLGHGKGGHMHLFDPATNFGCSGIIAEGMPTAVGHALAFKKQGRDDIAVSFFGEGAANQGAFHESLNLAALWRLGVVFVCEDNAWAISVPKDKATAIANNSDRAAAYGIPGVLVPDNDPVAIYEAAGEAVSRARRGGGPSLIEVKTDRLFGHFEGDAQAYRTPQELALLQERDAIRAFERRLIESADLTAKDAQDAWERARTEVDDAIDFARSSPYPEPSAALQHVFA; encoded by the coding sequence ATGCCTGACAACAAGACACTGCGCGACATGCACTACCAGCTCGTCCGGATCCGACTCTTCGAGGAGACGATCCAGAAGGTCTACTTCGAGGGGAAGACACCGGCTTTCGACATCGCGGCCGGGACCGTCCCGGGCGAGATGCACCTGGCGGCCGGCCAGGAGCCGGTCGCGGTAGGAGTCGCCGCCCACCTGCGACCGAGCGACGCGGTCACCGCCACCCATCGGCCACATCACATCGCCCTTGCCCATGGCATGGACATCAGGAAACTCGCGGCCGAGATCTTCGGAAAGGAGACCGGCCTTGGCCATGGCAAGGGTGGCCATATGCACCTGTTCGATCCGGCGACGAACTTCGGCTGCAGTGGGATCATCGCCGAAGGGATGCCGACGGCTGTCGGTCACGCCCTCGCGTTCAAGAAGCAGGGACGGGACGATATCGCAGTCTCGTTCTTCGGCGAAGGTGCCGCCAACCAGGGAGCCTTCCATGAGTCGCTGAACCTTGCGGCCCTGTGGCGGCTCGGGGTCGTGTTCGTGTGCGAAGACAATGCCTGGGCGATCAGCGTCCCGAAGGACAAGGCGACCGCCATCGCCAACAACAGCGATCGGGCGGCTGCCTACGGCATCCCGGGCGTCCTCGTCCCGGACAACGACCCGGTCGCGATCTACGAGGCAGCCGGCGAAGCGGTCAGCCGTGCCCGGCGCGGCGGTGGCCCATCGCTCATCGAGGTCAAGACGGACCGCCTGTTCGGTCACTTCGAAGGCGACGCACAGGCCTACCGGACGCCGCAGGAACTTGCGCTGCTCCAGGAACGCGACGCGATCCGGGCGTTCGAGCGACGCCTGATCGAGTCCGCCGACCTGACCGCGAAGGACGCGCAGGACGCCTGGGAGCGAGCCCGGACGGAGGTCGACGACGCGATCGACTTCGCCCGCTCGAGCCCGTATCCGGAGCCGTCGGCGGCGCTCCAGCACGTCTTCGCGTGA
- a CDS encoding lipoate--protein ligase family protein, with product MTDAPLRFIADDGRREPRCNLAVDEALARAAGPEPALRFWRNDRCVILGRFQVADAEVDLGAAHRLGVPVYRRFTGGGAVYHDAGNLNVSLVAPRDHPLVERRLGAGLQGLYGAVLEPLATAVRTLGIPAGVAPRGLFVGGRKLGGVAAWVGGRTVLVHTTLLVDADLVTLERVLAGPGDPGNRRWRLTKSERAPVTSLARELDRATAPGASSARSDLRAIDDVVIDAFRAAAGDPSERPVTRDGLRAAELAVAADVLWSRYGKSAWHASG from the coding sequence ATGACGGACGCGCCGCTCCGGTTCATCGCTGATGACGGCCGGCGCGAGCCGAGGTGCAACCTTGCCGTCGACGAGGCTCTTGCCCGCGCGGCCGGCCCGGAGCCCGCGCTCCGGTTTTGGCGCAATGACCGGTGCGTCATCCTGGGCCGCTTTCAGGTGGCCGACGCGGAGGTGGACCTGGGAGCTGCCCACCGGCTCGGCGTACCGGTGTATCGCCGATTCACCGGAGGCGGGGCCGTCTATCATGACGCCGGCAATCTCAACGTCAGCCTGGTGGCACCGCGCGACCATCCACTCGTCGAACGCCGGCTCGGCGCCGGCCTCCAGGGGCTATATGGCGCCGTCCTCGAGCCGCTGGCGACGGCCGTTCGGACTCTGGGGATCCCGGCCGGCGTGGCCCCGCGCGGGCTCTTCGTCGGGGGCCGGAAGCTCGGGGGGGTCGCCGCCTGGGTCGGCGGTCGGACCGTCCTCGTCCACACGACCCTCCTCGTCGATGCCGACCTCGTGACGCTGGAGCGAGTCCTGGCCGGACCCGGAGACCCGGGGAACCGTCGATGGCGGCTGACGAAGAGCGAGCGAGCGCCGGTCACGTCCCTCGCCCGCGAACTCGACCGGGCGACAGCCCCCGGGGCGTCCTCCGCACGATCCGATCTGCGGGCCATCGACGACGTCGTCATCGACGCATTCAGGGCAGCTGCAGGCGACCCATCGGAGCGCCCGGTCACGCGTGACGGTCTGCGGGCGGCCGAATTGGCCGTCGCCGCCGACGTTCTCTGGAGCCGATACGGCAAGTCGGCCTGGCACGCGAGCGGCTGA
- a CDS encoding NAD(+)/NADH kinase — protein sequence MRRQTTVGLIVNASASRDVRRLTSLARTIDVHERVNAIARVLRGLVAGRVRTVLFMPEPAHVVERAVDMLAAAGFSLDGRAGLCLRAVELPDGPEALDAAATTAAATAMAEAGAACLITIGGDGTNRAVARGWPSAVVVPLPGGTNNAFCMPVDPTAAALAAGMYASDPERYAVHVRQTPRLEVRFNGRLEATAIALVDVALVRSGWVGAHALWDPTLLVEAVVARSDPALTGLAGLGGMISPLDAEPPRALHVRFGPTGSTVIAPLGPGQLVPVGIRDWRVLALGESVGLGESTPAGGRPAPGDRRATSSDEDGRLTLAFDGEREVVLEPGVIARVSLAAGGPRVLDAHGLLQAAARRGAFVGTDANG from the coding sequence ATGAGGCGTCAGACGACTGTCGGGCTCATCGTCAACGCCAGCGCCTCGCGTGACGTGCGTCGTCTTACGTCGCTGGCCCGCACGATCGACGTCCACGAACGCGTGAACGCCATCGCGCGCGTCCTGCGCGGCCTGGTCGCCGGCCGTGTCCGGACCGTGCTGTTCATGCCGGAACCCGCCCACGTCGTCGAGCGGGCGGTCGACATGCTCGCCGCCGCCGGTTTCTCCCTCGACGGCCGCGCCGGGCTTTGCCTCCGTGCGGTGGAGCTCCCTGACGGTCCCGAGGCGCTCGACGCGGCGGCCACCACGGCTGCCGCGACGGCGATGGCCGAGGCCGGTGCCGCCTGCCTCATCACGATCGGCGGGGATGGCACGAATCGCGCGGTCGCGCGCGGATGGCCGTCCGCCGTCGTCGTGCCGCTGCCGGGTGGCACGAACAATGCATTCTGCATGCCGGTCGATCCCACGGCGGCGGCGCTGGCGGCCGGCATGTACGCCTCCGATCCCGAGCGGTACGCGGTACACGTGCGGCAGACGCCGCGGTTGGAGGTCCGCTTCAACGGCCGGCTCGAAGCGACCGCGATCGCCCTGGTGGACGTGGCCCTCGTGCGCTCCGGTTGGGTTGGCGCTCATGCGCTCTGGGACCCGACGCTCCTCGTCGAGGCAGTCGTCGCTCGGAGCGACCCAGCTCTTACGGGCCTCGCCGGGCTTGGTGGGATGATCAGCCCGCTCGACGCCGAGCCGCCACGCGCACTGCACGTACGGTTCGGCCCGACTGGCTCGACCGTGATAGCGCCCCTTGGACCGGGCCAGCTTGTTCCGGTCGGCATCCGCGACTGGCGGGTGCTTGCGCTCGGCGAGTCGGTCGGGCTCGGCGAGTCGACTCCGGCCGGTGGACGACCCGCACCCGGCGACCGGCGTGCCACTTCGAGCGACGAGGACGGACGGCTGACGCTGGCGTTCGACGGCGAGCGCGAGGTGGTCCTGGAGCCGGGGGTGATCGCGCGCGTCAGCCTGGCGGCCGGCGGTCCGCGGGTTCTCGATGCGCACGGCCTGCTTCAGGCGGCGGCCCGTCGCGGTGCGTTCGTTGGAACGGACGCAAACGGATGA
- a CDS encoding SDR family oxidoreductase yields the protein MFELTGRRVVITGISRGIGQAAAVALANAGADVAGLYQSDAEGAEATKRRVEEAGRRCLTLQGDAADPATIDRLAATVVGEWGGIDVWINNAARLLVRPFLEMADEEWTGLLATNLNGYFYGSRAAARQMAKQGGGRIINVTSVVDVQPIANMSAYVTAKGGIVGLTKELALELAPLGITVNAIAPGATDTPLNLKAYTPEVRRAYNARIALGRIAIPEEIADTIVFLASDASRYVTGHELLVDGGLVLNGTMGHALS from the coding sequence ATGTTCGAGCTCACCGGCCGGCGCGTCGTGATCACCGGCATCTCACGGGGCATCGGCCAGGCGGCCGCGGTCGCGCTGGCCAACGCCGGCGCGGACGTCGCCGGCCTCTACCAATCCGATGCGGAGGGAGCCGAGGCCACCAAACGAAGGGTCGAGGAAGCCGGGCGACGGTGCCTCACGCTCCAGGGGGACGCGGCGGATCCGGCAACGATCGACCGGCTCGCGGCAACGGTCGTCGGTGAGTGGGGCGGCATCGACGTCTGGATCAACAATGCGGCCCGGCTACTCGTCCGGCCATTCCTCGAGATGGCCGACGAGGAGTGGACGGGGCTGTTGGCGACGAACTTGAACGGATACTTCTACGGGTCACGCGCAGCCGCGCGCCAAATGGCGAAGCAAGGCGGTGGACGCATCATCAACGTGACGTCCGTCGTCGACGTTCAACCGATCGCCAACATGTCAGCGTACGTGACCGCCAAGGGCGGAATCGTGGGGCTCACCAAGGAGCTTGCCCTCGAGCTCGCACCGCTCGGGATCACCGTCAATGCGATTGCGCCCGGGGCCACGGACACGCCACTCAACCTCAAGGCATACACCCCCGAGGTCAGGCGAGCGTACAACGCGAGGATCGCGCTCGGTCGCATTGCGATTCCCGAGGAGATCGCCGACACGATCGTCTTTCTGGCGTCCGACGCGTCCCGCTATGTCACCGGTCACGAGCTCCTGGTTGACGGAGGGCTTGTCCTCAACGGGACGATGGGCCACGCGCTGTCCTGA